In the genome of Apium graveolens cultivar Ventura unplaced genomic scaffold, ASM990537v1 ctg1791, whole genome shotgun sequence, one region contains:
- the LOC141700120 gene encoding F-box/kelch-repeat protein At5g15710-like — MIGFEEASNTGARLVRSGSFREDDGFHRPVTHFGGGGSRNTSPLSRIGSRNTSPSRQKVIKTKPRGLDEETVSTFSKAVHPDVQMEDNIWAMLPEDLLNEILARVPPFMIFRLRSVCKRWNSILQDSGFLKFHSQLPSHGPCLLTFWKNPQTPQCSVFSLPLKQWYRIPFNFLPQWAFWLVGSSAGLVCFSGLDGLKFKILVCNPLTQKWRTLPSMHNNQQRQLIMVVDRKDRAFKIIATSDIYGDKSLPTEVYDSKLDSWSLHQIMPAVNLCSSKMAFCDSRLYLETLSPLGLMMYRLDSGYWEHIPAKFPRSLLDGYLVAGTHKRLFLVGRIGLYSTLQSMRIWELDHAKVVWVEVSRMPPRYFRALLRLSAERFECFGQDNLICFTSWNQGKGLLYDVDKKVWSWIAGCALQSYNSQVCFYEPRFDALIY; from the coding sequence ATGATAGGATTTGAGGAGGCTTCTAATACTGGGGCTAGATTGGTGAGAAGTGGCTCTTTCCGAGAAGATGATGGTTTTCATAGGCCAGTGACTCATTTTGGGGGAGGGGGATCGAGGAACACTAGCCCATTAAGCCGAATAGGGTCGAGGAATACTAGTCCTTCTAGGCAGAAGGTGATTAAAACTAAACCAAGGGGGTTAGATGAGGAGACGGTTTCTACATTTTCTAAAGCGGTCCACCCTGATGTCCAGATGGAAGATAATATTTGGGCTATGTTGCCGGAGGATTTGTTGAATGAAATCTTGGCCAGGGTTCCACCATTTATGATATTTCGTTTACGGTCTGTTTGTAAGAGATGGAATTCGATTTTGCAAGATAGTGGTTTTCTTAAGTTTCACTCTCAATTGCCATCTCATGGGCCTTGTCTTCTAACATTTTGGAAGAATCCACAGACCCCTCAGTGTTCAGTTTTCAGCTTGCCACTGAAACAATGGTATAGGATCCCATTCAACTTTCTACCACAGTGGGCATTTTGGCTTGTAGGTTCCTCAGCAGGCCTTGTTTGTTTCTCGGGGTTGGATGGTTTGAAATTCAAGATCTTAGTCTGTAATCCTTTAACACAGAAATGGAGGACATTGCCGAGTATGCATAACAATCAACAAAGGCAATTGATTATGGTGGTTGATCGAAAGGACCGAGCTTTTAAAATTATCGCTACAAGCGATATCTATGGGGATAAGTCATTGCCCACAGAAGTATATGATTCAAAGCTCGATAGTTGGTCGCTCCACCAAATAATGCCTGCTGTTAACTTGTGCTCCTCAAAGATGGCTTTTTGTGATTCAAGATTGTATCTTGAAACTCTTTCACCCCTGGGTTTAATGATGTACCGACTGGATTCCGGATACTGGGAACATATCCCAGCTAAATTCCCACGATCTTTGCTGGATGGATATCTGGTTGCTGGCACCCACAAACGTCTGTTTTTAGTTGGAAGGATAGGTCTTTATAGCACTCTCCAAAGTATGAGAATATGGGAACTAGATCATGCTAAAGTTGTTTGGGTTGAGGTAAGTAGGATGCCGCCAAGGTACTTTAGAGCTCTTTTGAGGTTATCAGCCGAGAGATTCGAATGCTTTGGACAGGATAATCTGATTTGCTTTACATCTTGGAACCAAGGGAAAGGCCTTCTGTATGATGTGGATAAGAAGGTTTGGTCTTGGATTGCTGGTTGTGCTCTTCAGTCATACAACAGCCAGGTGTGTTTTTATGAGCCAAGATTTGATGCATTAATTTATTGA
- the LOC141700110 gene encoding O-fucosyltransferase 27-like, which translates to MKSWVSMKGEGKMVFKSKLKWVGLVGLVLSAFSLCTHFLLARYTDDEGISQYQSAITIFSWRPMFENADLSSLKPLYRRLWGPVRRLESLHPHANPRGNYAVPVSQTNGYIFVRIRGEFHEIRNSISDVVVISRLLNATLVIPEIQSATSSKGISSQFKSFAYLYNEDQFMAALAKDVNIVKTLPKNLKGARRKKEIPTFNVPHSASPYFYLHHVLPVLNRHSVVELVVSEGGCLQAVLPPHLEDYQRLRCRVAFHALRFRQEVQELATKILSRLRATRRPFIAYDLGITRDVLAYYGCAELFQDVHTELIQHRRAWMLKRGIVKGNLTVNSEDQRHNGSCPLMPEEVGILLRAYGYSWDTVIYVSAREVFGGQKKLIPLHAMFENVVDRTSLTSAWELNKIYGHEPNLVDKYPRPPPSAKEEIKFEAWKTSGPRPRPLPPPPARPKSYNIEGWWGWVAESDNEPETTVMELRTNAHKLLWEAIDYTICVEADVFIPGFDRDGKGHPNFASLVMGHRLYQSAASKTFRLDRKKVVEHMEEIRDHLYEANHTWITSVRRHLRKSIIDGLAEESTKSKSLSFLSFPIPECSCLRPENETLNYSSSPSNPSQFPAGLGVMHPCPSWMNNTISLPNDKETDEDLDDDVTTSQLLFRSSSENHEGDGEEINTKEDTQMEDQEELEGGES; encoded by the exons ATGAAAAGTTGGGTATCAATGAAAGGGGAAGGAAAGATGGTGTTCAAGTCTAAACTGAAGTGGGTTGGTTTAGTTGGGCTTGTTCTGTCTGCTTTTTCTCTTTGTACACATTTTCTCCTGGCAAGATACACTGATGATGAGGGGATTTCACAGTACCAATCTGCTATTACTATCTTTTCTTGGAGACCCATGTTTGAGAATGCAGATCTGTCTAGCTTG AAACCGCTGTATAGAAGACTTTGGGGTCCAGTTAGGAGACTGGAATCTTTACATCCACATGCTAACCCAAGAGGGAATTATGCAG TTCCCGTTTCACAAACAAATGGATATATATTTGTTAGAATTCGAGGCGAATTTCATGAGATTAGGAACTCG ATTAGTGATGTTGTAGTCATATCTCGGCTTCTCAACGCAACTTTAGTCATTCCTGAGATCCAGTCGGCTACTAGTAGTAAGGGTATCAG TTCGCAGTTTAAAAGTTTTGCCTATCTATATAATGAGGATCAGTTCATGGCTGCATTAGCGAAAGACGTAAACATTGTTAAAACTCTTCCTAAGAATCTCAAAGGAGCTAGGAGAAAGAAAGAAATTCCTACATTTAATGTGCCACACTCTGCTTCGCCGTATTTTTATCTCCATCATGTTCTACCGGTGTTAAACAGGCATTCCGTAGTTGAACTTGTTGTTTCAGAAGGAGGATGCTTGCAG GCAGTGCTTCCTCCCCATCTAGAAGATTATCAGAGGCTTAGATGTAGGGTCGCTTTTCATGCTCTAAGATTTCGGCAGGAGGTCCAGGAGCTGGCAACTAAAATATTAAGCAG ATTAAGGGCTACTCGTCGTCCATTTATTGCCTATGACTTGGGGATCACCAGAGATGTGTTGGCGTATTATGGTTGTGCTGAACTCTTCCAG GATGTACACACTGAACTCATTCAGCACAGACGAGCGTGGATGCTAAAACGTGGAATCGTGAAAGGAAATCTTACTGTGAATTCAGAAGATCAGCGGCATAATGGGTCTTGTCCACTTATGCCCGAAGAG GTTGGTATTCTTCTTCGCGCTTATGGTTACTCATGGGACACAGTAATTTATGTTTCTGCTAGAGAAGTTTTTGGTGGTCAAAAGAAGTTAATTCCCTTACACGCCATGTTCGAAAATGTCGTTGATAGAACCTCCCTGACCTCGGCATGGGAACTGAATAAAATCTACGGCCACGAGCCTAACCTTGTTGACAAATATCCTAGACCTCCACCTTCTGCAAAGGAAGAAATAAAATTTGAAGCGTGGAAAACTTCAGGTCCTCGTCCACGTCCACTTCCACCACCTCCAGCACGGCCCAAGTCCTACAACATTGAGGGTTGGTGGGGCTGGGTGGCTGAGAGTGATAATGAGCCTGAGACTACTGTTATGGAATTAAGGACTAATGCCCACAAACTATTATGGGAGGCAATAGACTACACTATATGTGTTGAAGCTGACGTTTTCATCCCGGGATTCGATAGAGATGGTAAAGGACACCCTAATTTCGCAAGTTTGGTAATGGGGCATAGGCTTTACCAATCTGCTGCATCAAAAACGTTCAGGCTGGACAG GAAAAAAGTTGTCGAGCATATGGAAGAAATCCGAGACCATTTATATGAAGCCAATCATACATGGATAACATCAGTACGCAGACACCTGAGAAAAAGTATCATTGATGGACTAGCAGAAGAATCCACAAAATCAAAATCATTATCTTTTCTCTCATTCCCTATTCCTGAATGTTCTTGCTTGAGACCTGAAAACGAAACATTGAACTATTCTTCCAGTCCTTCAAATCCCTCTCAATTTCCAGCTGGCCTTGGAGTAATGCACCCTTGCCCTTCTTGGATGAACAATACAATCTCATTACCAAATGACAAAGAAACTGATGAGGATCTTGATGATGATGTTACCACGTCTCAATTATTGTTCCGTAGCAGTAGTGAGAATCACGAAGGTGATGGCGAGGAAATCAACACCAAAGAAGACACTCAAATGGAAGATCAAGAAGAACTTGAAGGTGGTGAGAGCTGA